A part of Setaria viridis chromosome 8, Setaria_viridis_v4.0, whole genome shotgun sequence genomic DNA contains:
- the LOC117866628 gene encoding uncharacterized protein isoform X2: MDSEASTHNILEHMLLNRNTEPTDLPLPLLKAITNDFSDDLQIGSGGFAVVYKGLLGNGKMVAVKKLKNTLDMDEKKYNQEVGCLMRVKHKNIVRFLGYCADTQGKMCDYGGKFVMADVRQRLLCFEYLPKGSLHEFITDASGGLEWKKRYQIIKGICDGLHYLHGERIVHLDLKPANILLDHNMEPKIVDFGLSKCFDEQQSRAITSQLFGSMGYLAPESHSHVITFKSDLYSLGVIVQEILTGQKGYSEVEKVLESWTSRLGILSMTQVLLEQIRVCAKISIDCMDPNPAKRPDIQQIIEMLDVGECTDELSRTGMNALSVAERSLGYIHTDLIDVYPMELRLPFKPNKHIQCTVSLINKTEDEIFFLIIPNNSVRYICANECYVLPHSTCVFYVAIQEQLKPPSDMDGLQILYMNTWSRNHIPKHIDMDNHSNTTILLDNLCGQIREKGGEAHKVPLILTINCDPDTANGKGEPHVAPRFPLFTIGGLKSIDVHPTKPWILTGHSKGVCISKKNLQSNTFETFHIITEGKRRYLSVKFIAREQWAVSGDSRGTIHVYTHTDELENVKIIDAHSGAVRSLAVHATQPYLLSSADDYLIKLWDWDMGWVCTRSFKRDLYDLHQVTFNPMDTNTFASVSASLEPNFPASIKFWSINSADPTTELNRVYGSFVAFYLTGSDQQYMAIVGTGGNITILDVLSRTAVHTCKSDQHCYSSATAVACHPKFPLLVTGTNLGENRGGVFLWNNSTYRLERAFQFEDEVKGFGFTTVDGSEWEQHRVRGKHACPA, translated from the exons ATGGACTCTGAAGCTAGTACCCACAATATCTTGGAGCACATGCTACTTAATAGAAACACAGAGCCAACAGATCTTCCTTTACCACTTCTAAAGGCAATCACAAATGATTTCTCTGATGATCTGCAAATTGGTAGTGGTGGGTTTGCGGTGGTTTACAAG GGACTGCTTGGAAATGGTAAGATGGTTGCTGTTAAGAAGCTGAAGAACACGCTTGATATGGATGAAAAGAAATACAACCAAGAGGTTGGTTGTTTGATGAGAGTGAAGCACAAAAATATAGTTCGATTTCTTGGATATTGTGCAGATACGCAGGGGAAAATGTGTGACTATGGTGGCAAGTTTGTCATGGCAGATGTACGACAGAGGTTGCTCTGCTTTGAGTATCTTCCTAAAGGGAGTCTTCATGAATTTATAACCG ACGCATCTGGTGGTCTTGAGTGGAAAAAGCGCTACCAAATAATCAAGGGAATTTGTGATGGCTTACATTACCTTCATGGTGAGCGTATTGTTCACTTAGATCTCAAACCAGCTAATATACTGCTGGATCACAATATGGAGCCAAAAATTGTTGATTTTGGTCTCTCCAAGTGCTTTGATGAACAGCAAAGCCGAGCTATCACATCTCAACTATTTGGATCAAT GGGATATTTGGCGCCAGAATCCCATAGTCATGTGATTACATTCAAGTCTGACCTATATAGTCTTGGTGTTATAGTCCAAGAGATACTGACAGGACAAAAAGGATATTCTGAAGTTGAGAAG GTACTTGAAAGCTGGACAAGCAGGTTGGGGATTTTATCAATGACACAGGTGCTGTTGGAACAAATACGAGTCTGTGCTAAAATAAGCATAGATTGCATGGACCCGAACCCAGCAAAAAGACCAGATATACAGCAAATAATTGAGATGCTTGATGTAGGAGAATGTACCGACGAGTTATCCAGAACTGGCATGAATGCATTGTCAGTGGCAGAG AGAAGCCTTGGGTACATTCACACTGATTTGATCGATGTCTATCCCATGGAGCTCCGCCTACCATTCAAACCAAACAAACACATCCAGTGCACAGTAAGCCTAATCAACAAGACAGAAGATGAAATTTTCTTTCTTATTATCCCAAACAACTCGGTGAGGTACATCTGCGCAAATGAATGCTATGTGTTGCCACATTCCACTTGTGTTTTCTATGTTGCAATTCAAGAGCAACTGAAGCCACCTTCAGATATGGATGGACTTCAAATCCTGTACATGAACACCTGGAGCCGGAATCATATCCCAAAGCACATCGATATGGATAACCACTCAAACACCACAATCCTGCTGGACAATCTGTGTGGACAGATCAGAGAGAAAGGAGGCGAAGCACACAAGGTGCCTTTGATTTTGACAATAAACTGTGACCCGGATACAGCAAATGGGAAAGGAGAGCCACAT GTTGCTCCGAGATTTCCCTTGTTTACTATTGGAGGTCTGAAATCTATAGATGTGCACCCTACAAAACCATG GATTTTGACCGGTCATTCCAAAGGAGTTTGCATTTCAAAGAAAAACCTGCAG TCAAACACATTTGAGACATTCCACATTATAACAGAGGGTAAGCGTCGTTACCTCTCAGTGAAGTTTATTGCAAGAGAACAATGGGCTGTATCAGGTGATAGCCGAGGGACAATTCACGTGTACACACATACTgatgaattagaaaatgttAAGATAATTGATGCTCACAGCGGAGCAGTAAGATCACTGGCAGTTCATGCAACTCAACCTTATCTTCTTTCCTCGGCTGACGACTATCTGATAAAGCTATGGGACTGGGATATGGGCTGGGTTTGTACTCGGAGTTTTAAGAGAGACTTGTACGATCTACATCAGGTGACCTTTAATCCCATGGACACCAATACTTTTGCTAGTGTTTCTGCAAGCTTGGAACCCAATTTTCCTGCCAGCATTAAg TTCTGGAGCATTAATTCAGCGGATCCTACAACTGAATTGAATAGAGTTTACGGAAGTTTTGTTGCTTTCTACTTGACAGGTAGTGATCAGCAGTATATGGCCATTGTCGGGACAGGCGGGAATATAACG ATCTTGGATGTGCTGTCAAGGACAGCAGTTCACACATGTAAATCAGATCAGCATTGTTACAGTTCAGCAACTGCTGTCGCCTGCCACCCAAAGTTTCCCTTGTTAGTTACCGGCACAAATTTAGGGGAGAATCGTGGGGGTGTCTTTTTGTGGAACAACTCTACCTATAG GCTTGAGAGAGCATTTCAGTTTGAAGATGAGGTTAAAGGTTTTGGATTTACTACTGTAGATGGCTCTGAATG GGAGCAGCATCGAGTGCGGGGAAAACATGCATGTCCAGCTTGA
- the LOC117866628 gene encoding uncharacterized protein isoform X4, which yields MDSEASTHNILEHMLLNRNTEPTDLPLPLLKAITNDFSDDLQIGSGGFAVVYKGLLGNGKMVAVKKLKNTLDMDEKKYNQEVGCLMRVKHKNIVRFLGYCADTQGKMCDYGGKFVMADVRQRLLCFEYLPKGSLHEFITDASGGLEWKKRYQIIKGICDGLHYLHGERIVHLDLKPANILLDHNMEPKIVDFGLSKCFDEQQSRAITSQLFGSMGYLAPESHSHVITFKSDLYSLGVIVQEILTGQKGYSEVEKVLESWTSRLGILSMTQVLLEQIRVCAKISIDCMDPNPAKRPDIQQIIEMLDVGECTDELSRTGMNALSVAERSLGYIHTDLIDVYPMELRLPFKPNKHIQCTVSLINKTEDEIFFLIIPNNSVRYICANECYVLPHSTCVFYVAIQEQLKPPSDMDGLQILYMNTWSRNHIPKHIDMDNHSNTTILLDNLCGQIREKGGEAHKVPLILTINCDPDTANGKGEPHVAPRFPLFTIGGLKSIDVHPTKPWILTGHSKGVCISKKNLQFWSINSADPTTELNRVYGSFVAFYLTGSDQQYMAIVGTGGNITILDVLSRTAVHTCKSDQHCYSSATAVACHPKFPLLVTGTNLGENRGGVFLWNNSTYRLERAFQFEDEVKGFGFTTVDGSEWLVIGFRKTIQMLVIDLPTLTGQR from the exons ATGGACTCTGAAGCTAGTACCCACAATATCTTGGAGCACATGCTACTTAATAGAAACACAGAGCCAACAGATCTTCCTTTACCACTTCTAAAGGCAATCACAAATGATTTCTCTGATGATCTGCAAATTGGTAGTGGTGGGTTTGCGGTGGTTTACAAG GGACTGCTTGGAAATGGTAAGATGGTTGCTGTTAAGAAGCTGAAGAACACGCTTGATATGGATGAAAAGAAATACAACCAAGAGGTTGGTTGTTTGATGAGAGTGAAGCACAAAAATATAGTTCGATTTCTTGGATATTGTGCAGATACGCAGGGGAAAATGTGTGACTATGGTGGCAAGTTTGTCATGGCAGATGTACGACAGAGGTTGCTCTGCTTTGAGTATCTTCCTAAAGGGAGTCTTCATGAATTTATAACCG ACGCATCTGGTGGTCTTGAGTGGAAAAAGCGCTACCAAATAATCAAGGGAATTTGTGATGGCTTACATTACCTTCATGGTGAGCGTATTGTTCACTTAGATCTCAAACCAGCTAATATACTGCTGGATCACAATATGGAGCCAAAAATTGTTGATTTTGGTCTCTCCAAGTGCTTTGATGAACAGCAAAGCCGAGCTATCACATCTCAACTATTTGGATCAAT GGGATATTTGGCGCCAGAATCCCATAGTCATGTGATTACATTCAAGTCTGACCTATATAGTCTTGGTGTTATAGTCCAAGAGATACTGACAGGACAAAAAGGATATTCTGAAGTTGAGAAG GTACTTGAAAGCTGGACAAGCAGGTTGGGGATTTTATCAATGACACAGGTGCTGTTGGAACAAATACGAGTCTGTGCTAAAATAAGCATAGATTGCATGGACCCGAACCCAGCAAAAAGACCAGATATACAGCAAATAATTGAGATGCTTGATGTAGGAGAATGTACCGACGAGTTATCCAGAACTGGCATGAATGCATTGTCAGTGGCAGAG AGAAGCCTTGGGTACATTCACACTGATTTGATCGATGTCTATCCCATGGAGCTCCGCCTACCATTCAAACCAAACAAACACATCCAGTGCACAGTAAGCCTAATCAACAAGACAGAAGATGAAATTTTCTTTCTTATTATCCCAAACAACTCGGTGAGGTACATCTGCGCAAATGAATGCTATGTGTTGCCACATTCCACTTGTGTTTTCTATGTTGCAATTCAAGAGCAACTGAAGCCACCTTCAGATATGGATGGACTTCAAATCCTGTACATGAACACCTGGAGCCGGAATCATATCCCAAAGCACATCGATATGGATAACCACTCAAACACCACAATCCTGCTGGACAATCTGTGTGGACAGATCAGAGAGAAAGGAGGCGAAGCACACAAGGTGCCTTTGATTTTGACAATAAACTGTGACCCGGATACAGCAAATGGGAAAGGAGAGCCACAT GTTGCTCCGAGATTTCCCTTGTTTACTATTGGAGGTCTGAAATCTATAGATGTGCACCCTACAAAACCATG GATTTTGACCGGTCATTCCAAAGGAGTTTGCATTTCAAAGAAAAACCTGCAG TTCTGGAGCATTAATTCAGCGGATCCTACAACTGAATTGAATAGAGTTTACGGAAGTTTTGTTGCTTTCTACTTGACAGGTAGTGATCAGCAGTATATGGCCATTGTCGGGACAGGCGGGAATATAACG ATCTTGGATGTGCTGTCAAGGACAGCAGTTCACACATGTAAATCAGATCAGCATTGTTACAGTTCAGCAACTGCTGTCGCCTGCCACCCAAAGTTTCCCTTGTTAGTTACCGGCACAAATTTAGGGGAGAATCGTGGGGGTGTCTTTTTGTGGAACAACTCTACCTATAG GCTTGAGAGAGCATTTCAGTTTGAAGATGAGGTTAAAGGTTTTGGATTTACTACTGTAGATGGCTCTGAATG GCTTGTAATCGGATTTCGCAAAACAATACAAATGTTGGTAATAGATTTGCCAACATTGACAGGTCAAAGATAG
- the LOC117866628 gene encoding uncharacterized protein isoform X1: MDSEASTHNILEHMLLNRNTEPTDLPLPLLKAITNDFSDDLQIGSGGFAVVYKGLLGNGKMVAVKKLKNTLDMDEKKYNQEVGCLMRVKHKNIVRFLGYCADTQGKMCDYGGKFVMADVRQRLLCFEYLPKGSLHEFITDASGGLEWKKRYQIIKGICDGLHYLHGERIVHLDLKPANILLDHNMEPKIVDFGLSKCFDEQQSRAITSQLFGSMGYLAPESHSHVITFKSDLYSLGVIVQEILTGQKGYSEVEKVLESWTSRLGILSMTQVLLEQIRVCAKISIDCMDPNPAKRPDIQQIIEMLDVGECTDELSRTGMNALSVAERSLGYIHTDLIDVYPMELRLPFKPNKHIQCTVSLINKTEDEIFFLIIPNNSVRYICANECYVLPHSTCVFYVAIQEQLKPPSDMDGLQILYMNTWSRNHIPKHIDMDNHSNTTILLDNLCGQIREKGGEAHKVPLILTINCDPDTANGKGEPHVAPRFPLFTIGGLKSIDVHPTKPWILTGHSKGVCISKKNLQSNTFETFHIITEGKRRYLSVKFIAREQWAVSGDSRGTIHVYTHTDELENVKIIDAHSGAVRSLAVHATQPYLLSSADDYLIKLWDWDMGWVCTRSFKRDLYDLHQVTFNPMDTNTFASVSASLEPNFPASIKFWSINSADPTTELNRVYGSFVAFYLTGSDQQYMAIVGTGGNITILDVLSRTAVHTCKSDQHCYSSATAVACHPKFPLLVTGTNLGENRGGVFLWNNSTYRLERAFQFEDEVKGFGFTTVDGSEWLVIGFRKTIQMLVIDLPTLTGQR; the protein is encoded by the exons ATGGACTCTGAAGCTAGTACCCACAATATCTTGGAGCACATGCTACTTAATAGAAACACAGAGCCAACAGATCTTCCTTTACCACTTCTAAAGGCAATCACAAATGATTTCTCTGATGATCTGCAAATTGGTAGTGGTGGGTTTGCGGTGGTTTACAAG GGACTGCTTGGAAATGGTAAGATGGTTGCTGTTAAGAAGCTGAAGAACACGCTTGATATGGATGAAAAGAAATACAACCAAGAGGTTGGTTGTTTGATGAGAGTGAAGCACAAAAATATAGTTCGATTTCTTGGATATTGTGCAGATACGCAGGGGAAAATGTGTGACTATGGTGGCAAGTTTGTCATGGCAGATGTACGACAGAGGTTGCTCTGCTTTGAGTATCTTCCTAAAGGGAGTCTTCATGAATTTATAACCG ACGCATCTGGTGGTCTTGAGTGGAAAAAGCGCTACCAAATAATCAAGGGAATTTGTGATGGCTTACATTACCTTCATGGTGAGCGTATTGTTCACTTAGATCTCAAACCAGCTAATATACTGCTGGATCACAATATGGAGCCAAAAATTGTTGATTTTGGTCTCTCCAAGTGCTTTGATGAACAGCAAAGCCGAGCTATCACATCTCAACTATTTGGATCAAT GGGATATTTGGCGCCAGAATCCCATAGTCATGTGATTACATTCAAGTCTGACCTATATAGTCTTGGTGTTATAGTCCAAGAGATACTGACAGGACAAAAAGGATATTCTGAAGTTGAGAAG GTACTTGAAAGCTGGACAAGCAGGTTGGGGATTTTATCAATGACACAGGTGCTGTTGGAACAAATACGAGTCTGTGCTAAAATAAGCATAGATTGCATGGACCCGAACCCAGCAAAAAGACCAGATATACAGCAAATAATTGAGATGCTTGATGTAGGAGAATGTACCGACGAGTTATCCAGAACTGGCATGAATGCATTGTCAGTGGCAGAG AGAAGCCTTGGGTACATTCACACTGATTTGATCGATGTCTATCCCATGGAGCTCCGCCTACCATTCAAACCAAACAAACACATCCAGTGCACAGTAAGCCTAATCAACAAGACAGAAGATGAAATTTTCTTTCTTATTATCCCAAACAACTCGGTGAGGTACATCTGCGCAAATGAATGCTATGTGTTGCCACATTCCACTTGTGTTTTCTATGTTGCAATTCAAGAGCAACTGAAGCCACCTTCAGATATGGATGGACTTCAAATCCTGTACATGAACACCTGGAGCCGGAATCATATCCCAAAGCACATCGATATGGATAACCACTCAAACACCACAATCCTGCTGGACAATCTGTGTGGACAGATCAGAGAGAAAGGAGGCGAAGCACACAAGGTGCCTTTGATTTTGACAATAAACTGTGACCCGGATACAGCAAATGGGAAAGGAGAGCCACAT GTTGCTCCGAGATTTCCCTTGTTTACTATTGGAGGTCTGAAATCTATAGATGTGCACCCTACAAAACCATG GATTTTGACCGGTCATTCCAAAGGAGTTTGCATTTCAAAGAAAAACCTGCAG TCAAACACATTTGAGACATTCCACATTATAACAGAGGGTAAGCGTCGTTACCTCTCAGTGAAGTTTATTGCAAGAGAACAATGGGCTGTATCAGGTGATAGCCGAGGGACAATTCACGTGTACACACATACTgatgaattagaaaatgttAAGATAATTGATGCTCACAGCGGAGCAGTAAGATCACTGGCAGTTCATGCAACTCAACCTTATCTTCTTTCCTCGGCTGACGACTATCTGATAAAGCTATGGGACTGGGATATGGGCTGGGTTTGTACTCGGAGTTTTAAGAGAGACTTGTACGATCTACATCAGGTGACCTTTAATCCCATGGACACCAATACTTTTGCTAGTGTTTCTGCAAGCTTGGAACCCAATTTTCCTGCCAGCATTAAg TTCTGGAGCATTAATTCAGCGGATCCTACAACTGAATTGAATAGAGTTTACGGAAGTTTTGTTGCTTTCTACTTGACAGGTAGTGATCAGCAGTATATGGCCATTGTCGGGACAGGCGGGAATATAACG ATCTTGGATGTGCTGTCAAGGACAGCAGTTCACACATGTAAATCAGATCAGCATTGTTACAGTTCAGCAACTGCTGTCGCCTGCCACCCAAAGTTTCCCTTGTTAGTTACCGGCACAAATTTAGGGGAGAATCGTGGGGGTGTCTTTTTGTGGAACAACTCTACCTATAG GCTTGAGAGAGCATTTCAGTTTGAAGATGAGGTTAAAGGTTTTGGATTTACTACTGTAGATGGCTCTGAATG GCTTGTAATCGGATTTCGCAAAACAATACAAATGTTGGTAATAGATTTGCCAACATTGACAGGTCAAAGATAG
- the LOC117866628 gene encoding uncharacterized protein isoform X5 gives MDSEASTHNILEHMLLNRNTEPTDLPLPLLKAITNDFSDDLQIGSGGFAVVYKGLLGNGKMVAVKKLKNTLDMDEKKYNQEVGCLMRVKHKNIVRFLGYCADTQGKMCDYGGKFVMADVRQRLLCFEYLPKGSLHEFITDASGGLEWKKRYQIIKGICDGLHYLHGERIVHLDLKPANILLDHNMEPKIVDFGLSKCFDEQQSRAITSQLFGSMGYLAPESHSHVITFKSDLYSLGVIVQEILTGQKGYSEVEKVLESWTSRLGILSMTQVLLEQIRVCAKISIDCMDPNPAKRPDIQQIIEMLDVGECTDELSRTGMNALSVAERSLGYIHTDLIDVYPMELRLPFKPNKHIQCTVSLINKTEDEIFFLIIPNNSVRYICANECYVLPHSTCVFYVAIQEQLKPPSDMDGLQILYMNTWSRNHIPKHIDMDNHSNTTILLDNLCGQIREKGGEAHKVPLILTINCDPDTANGKGEPHVAPRFPLFTIGGLKSIDVHPTKPWILTGHSKGVCISKKNLQSNTFETFHIITEGKRRYLSVKFIAREQWAVSGDSRGTIHVYTHTDELENVKIIDAHSGAVRSLAVHATQPYLLSSADDYLIKLWDWDMGWVCTRSFKRDLYDLHQVVISSIWPLSGQAGI, from the exons ATGGACTCTGAAGCTAGTACCCACAATATCTTGGAGCACATGCTACTTAATAGAAACACAGAGCCAACAGATCTTCCTTTACCACTTCTAAAGGCAATCACAAATGATTTCTCTGATGATCTGCAAATTGGTAGTGGTGGGTTTGCGGTGGTTTACAAG GGACTGCTTGGAAATGGTAAGATGGTTGCTGTTAAGAAGCTGAAGAACACGCTTGATATGGATGAAAAGAAATACAACCAAGAGGTTGGTTGTTTGATGAGAGTGAAGCACAAAAATATAGTTCGATTTCTTGGATATTGTGCAGATACGCAGGGGAAAATGTGTGACTATGGTGGCAAGTTTGTCATGGCAGATGTACGACAGAGGTTGCTCTGCTTTGAGTATCTTCCTAAAGGGAGTCTTCATGAATTTATAACCG ACGCATCTGGTGGTCTTGAGTGGAAAAAGCGCTACCAAATAATCAAGGGAATTTGTGATGGCTTACATTACCTTCATGGTGAGCGTATTGTTCACTTAGATCTCAAACCAGCTAATATACTGCTGGATCACAATATGGAGCCAAAAATTGTTGATTTTGGTCTCTCCAAGTGCTTTGATGAACAGCAAAGCCGAGCTATCACATCTCAACTATTTGGATCAAT GGGATATTTGGCGCCAGAATCCCATAGTCATGTGATTACATTCAAGTCTGACCTATATAGTCTTGGTGTTATAGTCCAAGAGATACTGACAGGACAAAAAGGATATTCTGAAGTTGAGAAG GTACTTGAAAGCTGGACAAGCAGGTTGGGGATTTTATCAATGACACAGGTGCTGTTGGAACAAATACGAGTCTGTGCTAAAATAAGCATAGATTGCATGGACCCGAACCCAGCAAAAAGACCAGATATACAGCAAATAATTGAGATGCTTGATGTAGGAGAATGTACCGACGAGTTATCCAGAACTGGCATGAATGCATTGTCAGTGGCAGAG AGAAGCCTTGGGTACATTCACACTGATTTGATCGATGTCTATCCCATGGAGCTCCGCCTACCATTCAAACCAAACAAACACATCCAGTGCACAGTAAGCCTAATCAACAAGACAGAAGATGAAATTTTCTTTCTTATTATCCCAAACAACTCGGTGAGGTACATCTGCGCAAATGAATGCTATGTGTTGCCACATTCCACTTGTGTTTTCTATGTTGCAATTCAAGAGCAACTGAAGCCACCTTCAGATATGGATGGACTTCAAATCCTGTACATGAACACCTGGAGCCGGAATCATATCCCAAAGCACATCGATATGGATAACCACTCAAACACCACAATCCTGCTGGACAATCTGTGTGGACAGATCAGAGAGAAAGGAGGCGAAGCACACAAGGTGCCTTTGATTTTGACAATAAACTGTGACCCGGATACAGCAAATGGGAAAGGAGAGCCACAT GTTGCTCCGAGATTTCCCTTGTTTACTATTGGAGGTCTGAAATCTATAGATGTGCACCCTACAAAACCATG GATTTTGACCGGTCATTCCAAAGGAGTTTGCATTTCAAAGAAAAACCTGCAG TCAAACACATTTGAGACATTCCACATTATAACAGAGGGTAAGCGTCGTTACCTCTCAGTGAAGTTTATTGCAAGAGAACAATGGGCTGTATCAGGTGATAGCCGAGGGACAATTCACGTGTACACACATACTgatgaattagaaaatgttAAGATAATTGATGCTCACAGCGGAGCAGTAAGATCACTGGCAGTTCATGCAACTCAACCTTATCTTCTTTCCTCGGCTGACGACTATCTGATAAAGCTATGGGACTGGGATATGGGCTGGGTTTGTACTCGGAGTTTTAAGAGAGACTTGTACGATCTACATCAG GTAGTGATCAGCAGTATATGGCCATTGTCGGGACAGGCGGGAATATAA
- the LOC117866628 gene encoding uncharacterized protein isoform X3, whose product MDSEASTHNILEHMLLNRNTEPTDLPLPLLKAITNDFSDDLQIGSGGFAVVYKGLLGNGKMVAVKKLKNTLDMDEKKYNQEVGCLMRVKHKNIVRFLGYCADTQGKMCDYGGKFVMADVRQRLLCFEYLPKGSLHEFITDASGGLEWKKRYQIIKGICDGLHYLHGERIVHLDLKPANILLDHNMEPKIVDFGLSKCFDEQQSRAITSQLFGSMGYLAPESHSHVITFKSDLYSLGVIVQEILTGQKGYSEVEKVLESWTSRLGILSMTQVLLEQIRVCAKISIDCMDPNPAKRPDIQQIIEMLDVGECTDELSRTGMNALSVAERSLGYIHTDLIDVYPMELRLPFKPNKHIQCTVSLINKTEDEIFFLIIPNNSVRYICANECYVLPHSTCVFYVAIQEQLKPPSDMDGLQILYMNTWSRNHIPKHIDMDNHSNTTILLDNLCGQIREKGGEAHKVPLILTINCDPDTANGKGEPHVAPRFPLFTIGGLKSIDVHPTKPWILTGHSKGVCISKKNLQSNTFETFHIITEGKRRYLSVKFIAREQWAVSGDSRGTIHVYTHTDELENVKIIDAHSGAVRSLAVHATQPYLLSSADDYLIKLWDWDMGWVCTRSFKRDLYDLHQFWSINSADPTTELNRVYGSFVAFYLTGSDQQYMAIVGTGGNITILDVLSRTAVHTCKSDQHCYSSATAVACHPKFPLLVTGTNLGENRGGVFLWNNSTYRLERAFQFEDEVKGFGFTTVDGSEWLVIGFRKTIQMLVIDLPTLTGQR is encoded by the exons ATGGACTCTGAAGCTAGTACCCACAATATCTTGGAGCACATGCTACTTAATAGAAACACAGAGCCAACAGATCTTCCTTTACCACTTCTAAAGGCAATCACAAATGATTTCTCTGATGATCTGCAAATTGGTAGTGGTGGGTTTGCGGTGGTTTACAAG GGACTGCTTGGAAATGGTAAGATGGTTGCTGTTAAGAAGCTGAAGAACACGCTTGATATGGATGAAAAGAAATACAACCAAGAGGTTGGTTGTTTGATGAGAGTGAAGCACAAAAATATAGTTCGATTTCTTGGATATTGTGCAGATACGCAGGGGAAAATGTGTGACTATGGTGGCAAGTTTGTCATGGCAGATGTACGACAGAGGTTGCTCTGCTTTGAGTATCTTCCTAAAGGGAGTCTTCATGAATTTATAACCG ACGCATCTGGTGGTCTTGAGTGGAAAAAGCGCTACCAAATAATCAAGGGAATTTGTGATGGCTTACATTACCTTCATGGTGAGCGTATTGTTCACTTAGATCTCAAACCAGCTAATATACTGCTGGATCACAATATGGAGCCAAAAATTGTTGATTTTGGTCTCTCCAAGTGCTTTGATGAACAGCAAAGCCGAGCTATCACATCTCAACTATTTGGATCAAT GGGATATTTGGCGCCAGAATCCCATAGTCATGTGATTACATTCAAGTCTGACCTATATAGTCTTGGTGTTATAGTCCAAGAGATACTGACAGGACAAAAAGGATATTCTGAAGTTGAGAAG GTACTTGAAAGCTGGACAAGCAGGTTGGGGATTTTATCAATGACACAGGTGCTGTTGGAACAAATACGAGTCTGTGCTAAAATAAGCATAGATTGCATGGACCCGAACCCAGCAAAAAGACCAGATATACAGCAAATAATTGAGATGCTTGATGTAGGAGAATGTACCGACGAGTTATCCAGAACTGGCATGAATGCATTGTCAGTGGCAGAG AGAAGCCTTGGGTACATTCACACTGATTTGATCGATGTCTATCCCATGGAGCTCCGCCTACCATTCAAACCAAACAAACACATCCAGTGCACAGTAAGCCTAATCAACAAGACAGAAGATGAAATTTTCTTTCTTATTATCCCAAACAACTCGGTGAGGTACATCTGCGCAAATGAATGCTATGTGTTGCCACATTCCACTTGTGTTTTCTATGTTGCAATTCAAGAGCAACTGAAGCCACCTTCAGATATGGATGGACTTCAAATCCTGTACATGAACACCTGGAGCCGGAATCATATCCCAAAGCACATCGATATGGATAACCACTCAAACACCACAATCCTGCTGGACAATCTGTGTGGACAGATCAGAGAGAAAGGAGGCGAAGCACACAAGGTGCCTTTGATTTTGACAATAAACTGTGACCCGGATACAGCAAATGGGAAAGGAGAGCCACAT GTTGCTCCGAGATTTCCCTTGTTTACTATTGGAGGTCTGAAATCTATAGATGTGCACCCTACAAAACCATG GATTTTGACCGGTCATTCCAAAGGAGTTTGCATTTCAAAGAAAAACCTGCAG TCAAACACATTTGAGACATTCCACATTATAACAGAGGGTAAGCGTCGTTACCTCTCAGTGAAGTTTATTGCAAGAGAACAATGGGCTGTATCAGGTGATAGCCGAGGGACAATTCACGTGTACACACATACTgatgaattagaaaatgttAAGATAATTGATGCTCACAGCGGAGCAGTAAGATCACTGGCAGTTCATGCAACTCAACCTTATCTTCTTTCCTCGGCTGACGACTATCTGATAAAGCTATGGGACTGGGATATGGGCTGGGTTTGTACTCGGAGTTTTAAGAGAGACTTGTACGATCTACATCAG TTCTGGAGCATTAATTCAGCGGATCCTACAACTGAATTGAATAGAGTTTACGGAAGTTTTGTTGCTTTCTACTTGACAGGTAGTGATCAGCAGTATATGGCCATTGTCGGGACAGGCGGGAATATAACG ATCTTGGATGTGCTGTCAAGGACAGCAGTTCACACATGTAAATCAGATCAGCATTGTTACAGTTCAGCAACTGCTGTCGCCTGCCACCCAAAGTTTCCCTTGTTAGTTACCGGCACAAATTTAGGGGAGAATCGTGGGGGTGTCTTTTTGTGGAACAACTCTACCTATAG GCTTGAGAGAGCATTTCAGTTTGAAGATGAGGTTAAAGGTTTTGGATTTACTACTGTAGATGGCTCTGAATG GCTTGTAATCGGATTTCGCAAAACAATACAAATGTTGGTAATAGATTTGCCAACATTGACAGGTCAAAGATAG